The Indicator indicator isolate 239-I01 chromosome 21, UM_Iind_1.1, whole genome shotgun sequence region TTTCTTTTCACTACAGCTATCACCAGGAGAGCAAGCAGAATACAGGTAAGTTTTCCTCAGATCCTGATCTAGAAATCTTTTTGGTGATTGCAAACGCTGTGTGTATTTCATTGCTTCTGAAAAATAGATGAATTTTTGCTCCTTCTCtccattcttttcctttctccttaaAGACAGGACACTTCTCTGTACAGAAGCTtagattaaaaatatttcattgaaAGTGGTAGGGTACtctgctattattattattctgcaAAGATTGCTGAGATGCCACTTCAGTTGCTTAGGAAAATTCATCTCTTTCAACAATAAACATATGGATAGATCTATTTAATGGCTTTATCCTATGTTCTCACTGATGTTTCTGAAGGATTCCTGTTACAGAACCACTCAAGAATCATATGAAGACTCAGTTTCTCCTTGTTTCTACAAATACTTCTGTTCAAAATAACTATACATGTTCCTGCAGTAtagatatgtatttttttttttttgctttatacACAGGATGAAGACAATTAATTGCTACGTGCTGTTGCTTTGCTGGAAAGCAATTTGTTGCAATAGCTGTCAACTCACCAATATTACTATAGCAGTGGAAAGAGAAGAATGTGAATTCTGCATTACAGTGAATGCCACATGGTGCTCAGGATACTGCTTCACAAGGGTAAGAATCTCAAGCTTAATTTCAGGCACCAGAATTCAATATTCCAAGCAATGTCTGAATAACCCATTCCCAATTCCATTAACACAGCCTTGTTAAAGAACAGGTTGAGTAACTGATGAGATATTTGACATGAAAGTAGATACAGCCAGGCTGAAGCAGAAAAGGGAGGGTGAAAGATGCTAGTAAAATTCAGATCTTTGACTGGCTGCACACATTGTTTGTATCATATAACTGGAGTTGAAAGTATTATGGTCTGGATCTATGCCTTGTGCTCAATTTGTGGttgcaaacagaagaaataaagcagcCATTACTATGTAGATTCCTCTACTTTTCCAAATAATTGAAAGAATCCATAAATTGATCTGCAGGATTATTTGGTGATTGCATGGCACATATTTGCCATATCAGTCCTCCTGAAAGGAGGAATCTAGGAATCTAGGTGAAATTAGATGAGTGTCATCCACATCCTTTGGGATTTTCCTGCAagtttaattaattttcatatgaggtcctttgttttatttttaaaattcacatttttattCCATAACAAATTTGAAAACAGGTATTTCCTTCTTGTCATTTTCAGGATCCAGTATATAAATATCCACCAGTATCTTCTGTTCAGCAAACGTGTACCTTCAAGGAGGTTGTGTACGAAACAGTGAAGATCCCTGGCTGTGGTGACCATCCCGAATCTTTCTATTCCTACCCAGTAGCTACAGAGTGCCATTGTGAGACCTGTGATACTGACACCACTGACTGCACTGTAAGAGGACTGGGGCCATCCTACTGTTCCTTTAGTCAGAACGGAAGTAACCAATGAAGGGTGCTTGAGATGGCAGTTTAGCTCTAAACAGTCAGTTCTGTTTAGGTTCTGATGGGGCTTAAGTGAAAGATAATAGGCAAGCCTATTTAGAGACTGACTAGattgaaagaaagaattttaaGGGCAAAATGGAGAGCTACTGACTAAACTTCGCTTCAGGCCTTCCCTACTCATCCTATCAGTTTCCTTAAAATCATTTGCATAGGTCTATAGAACACTGCTTCCAATTCCTTCTGCCCTTGCTACCACCTCTTCACTTTACACCTTCATTCTTCATATTCCTGTAATTCCATTGCATGCTTCATGTACCTTATTCTATGCTATCTTATGCTCTCAAAAAGTTCCCAAGTTCCAAGTCTCCATTATCCTCTGTTTTCATCTCTCTTCAGAATGCACTTCTAAAAAGCCTTGCAGCACTGCTTTTTCTACAACCAACATCTGTGCCTTCACTTTCTATAGTTGAACTGCAAGCTTCTCTCAGCTGAGATCCTGAATTTTGGGAGGACGAAACAGTTCATATAGGCATTATGCCCTGGATATAACAACATGTTCATTTAAGAGCCAAAATCTATGTTCAAATACTGAATGTCACCTGAACTCTGGTGCCTTCTCAGTAAGGCTTGTTAGCTCAGGCTCCGTGGGACAGTAACACAAGTAACATCAAGTCTAGTTCATACCTGGCTAACTTGAAAAAAGAATCAGCTCTCTCTCTTCACCTGAGCAAATGTATCCTAAGTCAGTTAAACAATTCTGAAAATATTACCACATAGCAGAAACAGGATGTAACAACCCTATTTAACACAAATTCTTTAGGGATGAGTCTAGAGGCACCTGATCCAAGCGGTGCAAACATGGTGTGATAAAACGCCTTGAAAGTACTTCACAGGAATTCCTTCTGAGAAGGGAAGCTCATAATGTTTTGCAGCAACCTAATTCTGTGACATAAAGCTGGGATGGTCTGGAAGCAAGCTGGAGGGCTGGCTGGATCAGAATGGAAAGTGATCTCATGTTATTGGGAAAATTATCTGAAACCTGCAGAATGAAAGCCTATCAGGCAAATGAAAAGCTAGTGCTCTTCATCAGAAACAACCGcctacagaaacacagaatggagAGCAATCGGTTCAGCAGCAGTTCAGCACCAACGATTTGGAGGTTATACCAGCAGTAGAAAAGTGGGAGTGtaagcagcagagcctgcaagACACAACCTCCTGCTTACCACTCAGTTCAACAAGAGTCTCAGCTGAGTTATGTATTTCCAGCTTTGGACACACAACTTCAAGGCATTCAAAAACTGGAGAAAATCCACAGACAAGTAATAAGAATGGACCAAGGCCTAAAAAAAAACATCTTAGAAGGAGGTTTAAATAAATGGGGTTGTTTTATTTATGGGAGGTAACccctggggggggaggggaggggattaGCAGAACCTTTTACATGCTTGAAGACTGttacaaagagaaaaggaacagTCAGTTCTACATGTTCACAGTGAACAGAAGAACAAATGAAAGATTCAGAGTAGTCACTGACAAATCCTCTGAAGCTACACACTGAAATAAATTGccaggggggtggggaagaaaggGAGCAAGAGAGTGTGGTCAGTGGAGTAGTGACCACTACAGGTCTTTTAAGAACATGTTGAACCTGTTAGGAATGTTAATTTGCTATGAAGAAAGGGGATGAAGTAGAAGACCTCTTGAGATCACCTGGAATGTCTGCTTTTGAGACCCTTACAGACATGTTTGCTTAAAGGGAATTTGTCTGTTACTCTGGATCTTTCTCATAATAGGTATTCTAACTTATTTCATTTTTAGCTTTTTTACTGACAGATATTAGTtctcttaattttatttataagCTTAATCTGCATGGACATTTTCATGTCAGGTTTAAACACAAGTTGACTTCCGTTAAAAACTAAACATGTAGTTCATATCAGGAATTATTCCATTGTGGATGAGAGAATTTTTGAATTAAAATTGCAAAACATAGTAgcttgaagtaaaaaaaaaaaaaaaaaaaaaaaaaaaaaaaaaaaaaaaaaaggaaagatacaATTTCAAAATGGATCTGTAAACACCTGTATTGTCTGTTATGCACTTtggaataataaaaataattttgttgcaCTTGTTATGTATGTCTTAATAAGCCAAGTAAAACACTTGAGTTCACTCACCCAGCTTGAAATCACATTTCCTACCTCTCCTCAACTTCATATAACTCACATGCCCACCGAAGTCATATTTCCATTAGGTGTCCACATCTCCATCACAAATTAGCTTGCatgtaaaaacaaaaatcatacAGCTCTTGTTTCATCCTTCAGACAAATGCATCTCTCATTTCCATTTTGCAAAGGAATCTATTCAGAACCTTGAATCTAAATCCATAACTAATGCAGTTGAAAGAGTATTTGGGTTAATGTCAGAACATGAGCAAAAATATCCTAATCATGCACCACTACAAGCTTCTAGCCTCCCACCTCATCTCTCTCATCTTAGGTACCAACACTGACACAAATACCAAGTCCTAGAGActcaaagataaaaaaaaaaaaaaaaggtacccGTCACATAAGTACTAACTCCTGccaaaaaattgaaataaaattagaGGCTTTGGAAGTATCTCTTTTGAACACTTTCTCAAACCCTGTCCAGTACCTAGACATGAGTTCTGAGTCTCTTCCATAAAGCTGGCTTTTTTGAAAAATAGGTATATCACCCAtcaaaagcttcccagttttCCAAAGATCagtgaggaaaagcaaacaaataatttACTGAATTTATTTTCTATCTCTAATCAGAAGTAACCACGCAAAAGGCGGAGAGAACATAAGCTGCACACAAAGTCTTGCTGTTAACATCAGTGAGCTCTGAATGCATGCCTCCATTTAGATGAAACTAGCACTGATATCCTAgtctgaaataaaatgtttcaaatGTCAACAACTACTTGTTGTTCTGCAGACTGATGGTACATATTTCACTGTCAGTTGTTTTGTTGACAGAAGTTCTTCTTAAAGAAGGCTGGCCTGACTTGAGCTACCTTGAGCTCCCTTTGTTAGCTTGCATGACACGCTTGGAATTTATCTTCTCAAATTTCACTTTCCATTCCATGCCCAATACTAATTTAATTAAACTTGCTTTTACATCGATGTTTTTTCCAAGATTTTAGTGTGGGTACACGCAAGCCCCAAAAATCAGTGTAGTCTGAGGTCCAAATTTCCATGGAAttgttatttaagaaaaaatatttaagtcaTTTGTATGCTTTTGCCTAGCTCTGTCATGATGAATAAATGGGACCTCTTCAAAAGATGGTAGTCTCACTATTACATGTTATTCTAAATACTGAACTGGGAGGGAAGCTTTTAGAAATATTCCTAACAGAGTGAGAATTCACCATGAGCCTAATCCTTTCCACTGAAATCAACAGCTAAAATGCTTTCCAACTTCAGTAGAACTATTTTGGCAAGAGTGAACTTTTCAAAACCTGGGTATAAATTCTATTTTCAAAGGGAGGCACTGCAAAAAAACCTTAAAATATGTCAGACTTTAGTCACTAGTCTACAGAAACTAACACTAGAGAGAATAAAAACTAAAATGGACTGAACTATTTATTTACTCCCAGTTTACagaatagcttaggttggaagagattaTCTACTCCATGTCTTAGGTTGGTTagagattatctactccaacctccctgccatgggtaaggacacctctcaattcAGCtcctcaaggcttcatccaacctggcctggaacacccccagggagaaggcatcaacaacctccccgggcaacctatTCCtgagttccaccacccttgtattgaagaacttcttcctaaaatccaatctaaacctactctccctcagcttaaaccCATTCCTcctttgtcctattgctagacaccttcatggaaagtccctctccaacctttctgcaggatcccttcaggtactggaaggcagctctaaggtcccttctcaaatcttctcttttctaggctgaacgaccccagccccctcagcctctcctcacagtaGAGCTGTTCCAagccttggatcatctttgtggccccctctggactcgctccaacagctctgtgtccttgttatgatggggacacaagaactggatgcagtattcaaggtggggtctcacaacagcagagcaaaggggcacaATCatctctcctgacctgctggccacactcctcttgatgcagcccagcacaccgCTGCATTCTGGGCTGCGTGAGCACTCTGCCAGCTCATGGTGGGCCTCTCATCAACCAGTtcacccaagtctctttcttcagagctactcttgACAGTTAAAtaacatttcctcttttcttgcATCACTCTGAAAGCAGCAAACCTGGAAAGCTATCATTTATAACCCCTTGCTGAAGGCATACAGGATAGAGGCAATAGACAGTGTTGGACTGTGACTTAAAGATCTTTGAGAGGGACACATAATGCAGGATTCACCAAGCTGTAATTAGGTCTTTCCAATATCCAGATGTATCAATAACCTGCAAGATTATTCATCTCTGCCTCCACATCTGTGGGTGAATTAatactttccatcatttactaTACAGACAGTTTGACCTTGATCTTATGAGTGTCTGTGCCAGCTGTActtgaagctctccagacatCAAGATGGGAACATGAAGTGCAGCAGCAGTATTCATAGTCCTACTAATTGAAATGATCATTTAATCTCCAATGCCTTTAGAGGTGGCAAGCACACCCTGattttgcagaaaaagaaacacatgTTCCTCACTTTGAAGCTATTAATAAAGCATCAACATATTAGCATCACCACACTGTTGTCAATGCTCAGCTATTATTCTTTGCCTAAATTCTGTAGTCAATTCCTAGCTTAAACCAGGTTTACACTTGCCCTTATAATTTTGCTATTTAACTGGGCTCCCAATACCTTTTTTTTACCATAAGCATGAAACAAAAATGTCCTCTCCTTGTATTAACCCAATTAATTAATAAGAATTTATTAGTCAGCCAGAAAGCCTCACAAAAATCTAGCCTGGGGTAGAGGTAGTAACAAATAATAAGTGGAATGTAGGAATGTCAGGATTCTGGCTTGTACATGGGCTGTTTGAATGCAACAGGGGAAGACAGTTGAGCATGGCATTAATATGCTGTACTCCTCCACCTTCCCACCTCAGGAAGTGCATTTTGCTTTGTCAGCATCCACAATGTAGCTGCACacttaattttcattaaaaaaaagtactACAAGCATCTTAgctgaaactacaaaaaaagaaaaaaaaaagataagaggATAATCTGTAAAATTCATTTGGAGATGGCAGCCTTGAGGTTAGTAGCTCTCCTCCACTAGGGCCATGGGATCTACAACGTTTTCTGTGTGTCTCATGTTTCTCTTCAATTTATGTTATTACCATTAGCTATCAAAGCCTTGGTCTTTCAGTGTGACTTATACCAATAGACATGACAGCAGCTTACAAGGCTGCAGTCTCtgggaaatacagaaaagaagacaagagcagggttagagaaAGGACATACTTTTGAGAAATCAAATGTCAGTGTTTCAGTATGTGTaggtggggaagaggaagaattaACTATCCGTGCTTCACAGTCACTAactgttggttttctttcatgCAGCAACTCTGAGAGGCAGAAGGTAAAGTCTTACTTCTCACTCATGACCTGTTAATTTACTGAATAAATAGTGTGTGAGGGGGTGGTTTCAGATGTATTACTTGTATAGTATGACTTACTCTGCATGAGAAAGGAAGGCAAACTTGGAATCTAGTACCTTTGGATTacattttattgtatttataTACACTGAACAGTGCAAGATAGAGAGACATTATTCAGTCAGAATGAGTCTAACCCCTAGAATACATCCTTCTTAAGATACCAACACTCCAGACATATGGTAAGCTATCGTTATCCAATGGCTTGTAGACAAAACTTGAACAATATAAGGAATCCAATTTTCCTCTTGCTTCACCTGTTTACATTAAAAGTATCATGCAGAAATTAGCTTTTATTATCACCTACTTCTGTTATACACTGCTGACAAGTCTTGATGCTTTTGGGAATGCTATGGGAATTCCCAGTCAGAATAATAGGTTAATAATGAAAAATCTTAGGACATTTTCATGAAAATTTTTGGTTCAGATAGAATCAAAATTTATGTCACAGTGAGACAAAGAGTTACAGATGAGGTCTCTGCCTTGGTAATGCTTGTCTTTTCAACCAGGCATTTAGAATCATCAACAGCTATGTAACAGAAAGTAGGATACACACTTCACCTAGCCCAATGATCTAGAAATAACAAAGGCAACTCAAAAATTAATTCTGCCCCCTCTTCTAAATAGCACTAAAAACAACTCTGCCAAGCAATTGATCTGATCCAATCAGTTACATTTCCTTCCTATATGATTTCTCCTTTAAGAATAAATATCTAAATCTTGAGACTTCTAAATCATGTGAGCTAACACTTTAGATGAGAGACACCATCAGTGTGAATGGATCCAAACTTTACTGCACTGGCTTTGTTTACACAATTGAGCCTTAAAACAAGTAGATCTTGATCTACAAgtatctggatgtgtttataTACTTAGGATTATTATGTCTGGAACTCAAAGCCACTTTAACACTGTGATGCTTAGTTCAGGGACAatgtaaaagcaaaaccaaatcaatTCCTGTCTTCTTACACAGTGTTcattattacagaatcacagaatgttaggggtgggaagggacctggaaagatcacctagtccaactctcctgccagaaCAGCATGTACAACACATTATTAAGCATTTCTCTAAACAAAGGTGTAGAAAGTACCTTGTCAAATTCCAATACCCAGCTAATGAATTAATTAGAGAGAGTGAAGGTGCAGAGTGTGACAAAGATTCAGATCCCCAACAACACAAGCCTCAGCCATCACCTCTAAGAACAAGCATGGTC contains the following coding sequences:
- the FSHB gene encoding follitropin subunit beta; translation: MKTINCYVLLLCWKAICCNSCQLTNITIAVEREECEFCITVNATWCSGYCFTRDPVYKYPPVSSVQQTCTFKEVVYETVKIPGCGDHPESFYSYPVATECHCETCDTDTTDCTVRGLGPSYCSFSQNGSNQ